The following are from one region of the Cloacibacterium normanense genome:
- a CDS encoding GLPGLI family protein yields the protein MLPKTPFKMKKTLFLTLLFTSIYCFSQTHRFIYEFKYKPDSTINNYEKTNMTLDVNPDEVKFYSYEYAETDSLNKVRNFNSANWDSNFPAIKRKKNTYNNLNYVLLDSFFVFETNDKMNWKLTKETKKSGEYNLQKAKTTFGGRNWTAWFSNEINLNEGPYKFRGLPGLIFEIYDDKQNFSFNLLKSWKLQKTYNTNEFLENFAGQKAILTNEKFIQKKQLEFFNDPLRDMRESYNPNAEGEFRVYGVKVTSKEQFKELTKMAQERMKKEYNPIEIDKAVKYPNK from the coding sequence ATGCTACCAAAAACACCGTTTAAAATGAAGAAAACACTTTTTTTAACATTACTTTTTACCTCAATTTATTGTTTTTCTCAAACTCACAGATTTATTTATGAGTTTAAATATAAGCCAGACTCAACCATAAATAACTACGAAAAAACAAATATGACTTTGGACGTAAATCCAGACGAAGTAAAATTCTATTCTTACGAATATGCTGAAACGGACTCTTTGAATAAAGTGAGAAATTTTAATAGTGCAAATTGGGATAGCAATTTTCCAGCGATTAAGAGAAAGAAAAATACCTACAACAATTTGAATTATGTATTACTTGACAGTTTCTTTGTCTTTGAAACAAATGACAAAATGAATTGGAAATTGACAAAAGAAACTAAAAAATCAGGAGAATATAACCTTCAGAAAGCAAAAACAACTTTCGGCGGTAGAAATTGGACAGCGTGGTTTTCAAACGAAATTAATTTAAATGAAGGTCCTTATAAATTTCGCGGACTTCCAGGATTGATTTTTGAAATTTATGACGATAAACAAAATTTTTCATTTAATTTGTTGAAAAGTTGGAAACTTCAAAAAACTTATAATACCAACGAATTTCTTGAAAATTTTGCAGGTCAAAAAGCAATCTTAACAAATGAAAAATTTATACAAAAAAAACAATTGGAATTTTTCAATGATCCACTTCGTGATATGCGTGAAAGTTATAATCCTAATGCTGAAGGAGAATTTAGAGTTTATGGCGTAAAAGTTACAAGTAAAGAGCAATTTAAAGAATTGACAAAAATGGCGCAAGAAAGAATGAAAAAGGAATATAATCCAATAGAAATTGATAAAGCCGTTAAATATCCAAATAAATAA
- a CDS encoding aminoglycoside 6-adenylyltransferase AadS, whose translation MKVREEKLRTIIEWSEKNEDVRVLLLTSSLVNPLALVDEFSDLDIEFVFEDNTNYISDKSWTLKFGNPIAMIEEDESCFNHKHAMKMLLYEDGVKVDFKLYSKSKFIKETQEKELPEDWDIGYKILIDKDGITKQMLKPTYQISIIKKPSEKEFQNLINDFWWDTTYVAKCLVRDEIFYAKFMSETVIRTEYLIPLIEWHIASEHNWNITTNKYGRLFKKYLNQEMWAKTEQTFSGSDIKENWTALFSMTDLVSEIGTELSKKLEYKYPDKLENDIRKYLAGLKPKT comes from the coding sequence ATGAAAGTCAGAGAAGAAAAGTTAAGAACAATTATAGAATGGTCGGAGAAAAACGAAGATGTAAGAGTTCTTCTTCTGACAAGTTCACTTGTAAATCCTTTAGCACTTGTTGACGAATTTAGTGATTTAGACATTGAATTTGTTTTTGAGGATAATACAAATTACATTTCAGACAAAAGCTGGACGCTTAAATTCGGAAATCCAATTGCTATGATTGAAGAAGACGAAAGTTGTTTTAACCATAAACACGCAATGAAAATGCTACTTTATGAAGACGGTGTGAAAGTAGATTTTAAACTTTACAGCAAATCAAAATTTATAAAGGAAACGCAAGAGAAAGAATTACCAGAAGATTGGGATATTGGTTATAAAATTTTAATTGATAAAGATGGTATTACAAAGCAAATGCTGAAACCAACTTATCAAATTTCCATTATCAAAAAACCGTCTGAAAAAGAGTTTCAAAATCTAATAAACGATTTTTGGTGGGACACAACTTACGTGGCAAAGTGTCTTGTGAGAGATGAAATATTCTATGCGAAATTTATGTCGGAAACCGTTATTCGCACAGAATATTTAATTCCTTTAATTGAATGGCACATTGCAAGTGAACACAATTGGAACATAACGACCAATAAATATGGACGACTTTTCAAAAAGTATCTTAACCAGGAAATGTGGGCTAAAACAGAACAAACATTTTCAGGGAGCGATATAAAGGAAAATTGGACTGCTCTATTTTCAATGACTGATTTAGTTTCAGAAATAGGAACTGAATTGTCAAAAAAATTAGAGTACAAATACCCGGATAAATTAGAAAATGACATACGAAAATATTTAGCTGGACTAAAACCCAAAACATAA
- a CDS encoding PDDEXK-like family protein: MKKFISKIRQIQKNYDCKDFDGYNIFRILKLTKNEVKTQSNLISDLLNPKSIYHSQSNEFFKEFVQIVFDDGFTLDSYKVKVEAKIDTKKYNEEIESGRIDIILEQEKPSKKAILIENKVYAKNQEKQLERYYEYCLKEYVSPENFRIIYLTQFGDEYITKNLHLKENVYEISYKKEIVMWLKMCYNICADINQKLILNQWINALIYLTTNEERKVRNRLIQFEIFKNKELFEKHSNIEEIEELKKFLNTGISKHKKLYDSYEKDLKELLKNSSYEIPLTELTEDKLYEILKIRKKLKFSDIMKAPK, translated from the coding sequence ATGAAAAAATTTATTTCTAAGATAAGACAAATACAAAAGAATTATGATTGTAAAGATTTTGATGGTTACAATATTTTCAGAATTCTAAAACTTACAAAAAATGAAGTAAAAACTCAATCAAATCTAATTTCTGATTTATTAAACCCGAAAAGTATTTATCATTCTCAAAGTAATGAATTTTTTAAAGAATTTGTTCAAATAGTTTTTGATGATGGATTTACATTGGACAGTTATAAAGTCAAAGTTGAAGCTAAAATTGATACAAAAAAATATAATGAAGAAATTGAATCAGGAAGAATTGATATTATATTAGAACAAGAAAAACCTTCTAAAAAAGCAATTCTGATTGAAAATAAAGTTTATGCAAAAAATCAAGAGAAACAGCTAGAAAGGTACTATGAATATTGCTTAAAAGAATATGTTTCGCCAGAAAATTTTAGAATAATATACCTTACTCAATTTGGAGATGAGTATATTACAAAAAATTTGCATTTAAAAGAAAATGTTTATGAAATTTCTTATAAAAAAGAAATTGTAATGTGGCTTAAAATGTGTTATAATATTTGTGCTGACATTAATCAAAAACTAATCCTTAATCAATGGATAAATGCTCTTATATATTTAACCACTAATGAGGAAAGAAAGGTTAGAAATAGGTTAATACAGTTTGAAATTTTTAAAAACAAAGAATTATTTGAAAAGCACTCTAATATAGAAGAGATTGAAGAGTTAAAGAAATTTTTAAATACTGGAATTTCTAAACACAAGAAGCTTTACGATTCTTATGAAAAAGATTTGAAAGAATTATTAAAAAACAGTAGTTATGAGATTCCACTTACGGAATTGACAGAAGATAAACTTTATGAAATTTTGAAAATTCGAAAAAAACTTAAATTTTCTGATATAATGAAAGCACCAAAATAA
- a CDS encoding DMT family transporter has translation MKYLYLALAIVLEVLGSSFMKASDGFSKLLPTTITIIAYIACFFFLSQALKSIPLGIAYAIWGGLGIVLTALISVIIFKQSLDLPAIIGIILIVAGVFVMNFFSKSSTH, from the coding sequence ATGAAATATTTATATTTAGCATTAGCGATTGTTCTTGAAGTTTTAGGTTCAAGTTTTATGAAAGCATCTGACGGATTTTCAAAACTTTTACCCACGACAATAACAATAATAGCATATATTGCTTGCTTTTTCTTCCTTTCTCAAGCATTAAAATCAATACCTTTAGGAATTGCTTATGCGATTTGGGGAGGTTTAGGAATTGTCTTAACTGCATTGATTTCAGTAATTATCTTTAAACAATCTTTGGATTTACCAGCAATTATTGGAATTATTTTGATTGTTGCAGGTGTTTTTGTTATGAACTTTTTCTCTAAATCTTCAACACACTAA